CGAGCGGGTCTCGCCGGGCTGGGTGACCCGCTCAGCCGTGTTGAACGAGTTCACTCTCCACCCGGAAGGATGTCCTTGGCCTTCTCGGCCACCTGCTTGACCTGCTCCTCGTGACCGAACTTGCCCGCGATGAAGTCGGCCGCGGCGTCGATGCCCTGGTCGACCTTCTCGTGGTTCTCCTCGAGCAGCTCGGACGCCTTGTTCTTGATCTCGTCGAAGTTCATCGTGCTCCTTCGCACTCCTGACGCAGGCTACCCGAATCGCCCCCGCGTCCCCAGCGCCAAACGCTACCGCCGGCGTGCGACGACGGCTCGCCGCTGCCTGGTCGGCCACCCCGCGTGGCCCCGACCAGGAGGTTT
This DNA window, taken from Saccharothrix variisporea, encodes the following:
- a CDS encoding antitoxin → MNFDEIKNKASELLEENHEKVDQGIDAAADFIAGKFGHEEQVKQVAEKAKDILPGGE